The Pirellulales bacterium DNA segment TGCGACGAGCAGACCTAGAACCGCGGCGATCAGCCCTGCTTTTAGCGCGTGTTGCAACATGTCTCTACTCCATGAAGTGACGTCGATGGTTTGCCGAGCTACTCTAGCTGCGGCCATGTGCAATTTCCGGGCCCCTCCGGCGTGGGCGGAATCATGCCCCCATCGCCGGATTCCGCGCCCGTGAGCATACTGCTCGCCACGACCTCGTGTAAATAACCCGGGCGCGGCGAAGCAGCCTCTGGCACTTGGGAAAGACGTATCGCCGGCTGGCGACGCCAATCCCGCATTGGGCGGGGATGAGCCGGCTTCGGTCGCATGATATAACCAGCGATCCCGAGGCGGATGCGACACCCTGGATTTACCCCGAAGAGCGTTGAGACAAAATCCTAGCGCTGGCGAGCAAACACACGGCAACCGGGCATGAAATTCCGCTCGCCGGCGCTCCCACGCGGTTTTGTCCATCGGCACCAAGAGAATTCGCGCATGATCAACGTCGGCATCGTCGGCATCGGCTTCATGGGCATGATCCACTACCTGGCGTACAAGCAAGTACGCGGGGCCAAGGTCTCGGCGGTCGTATCGCGCGAGCGGCGCAAATTGGCGGGCGACTGGCGCGGCATCCAAGGCAATTTCGGACCGCCCGGCACGCAAATGGATCTGCGCGGCGTGGCCGGCTATCTCGATTGGCGGCAACTGCTCGACGATCCATCGATCGATCTGGTCGATATTTGCCTGCCGCCTGACTTACACGCCGAAGTAGCCATCGCGGCGCTCGCGGCCGGCAAGCACGTGCTGTGCGAAAAGCCGATAGCGCTCACGCTGGCCGATGCTACGCGGATGGTGCGCGCCGCGGAAAAGGCGCGACGCCAATTGCTGATCGGCCACGTGTTGCCCTTCATGCCGGAATACGCTTTCGCCTACGAGGCGATCCGCGGCGGCAAGTACGGCAAGCTGTTGGGTGGTTACTTCAAGCGCGTGATCTCCGATCCGTTATGGATCAAGGACTTCTACGATCCGCGCAAAGTGGGCGGCCCGGTCGTCGACTTGCACATTCACGACGCGCATTTCATTCGCCTCGTGAGCGGCATGCCGGCGGCCGTGTTCAGCACCGGTCGCATGCGCGGCGATGCGGTCGAATTCGTCGATACGCAGTTTCTGTATCCTGGCAAGCGCCTGGCCGTGGCGGCCACGAGCGGCGTCATCGCCCAACAGGGGCGCAGCTTTACGCACGCGTTCGAGATCTACCTCGAGCAGGCCACGCTCGTTTACGATTCGGCGGTCCTGGGGGGCGAAGCAGTGACGGGTACGCCACTGACGTTGCTCGGCAGTGACGGTCGCGTGCGCCGGCCCAAGCTCAAGGCGGTCGACGCCTTTGCTCTCGAACTGCGCGAGGCGGTGCGCTCGGCGAGCGAAAATCGCCCGT contains these protein-coding regions:
- a CDS encoding Gfo/Idh/MocA family oxidoreductase is translated as MKFRSPALPRGFVHRHQENSRMINVGIVGIGFMGMIHYLAYKQVRGAKVSAVVSRERRKLAGDWRGIQGNFGPPGTQMDLRGVAGYLDWRQLLDDPSIDLVDICLPPDLHAEVAIAALAAGKHVLCEKPIALTLADATRMVRAAEKARRQLLIGHVLPFMPEYAFAYEAIRGGKYGKLLGGYFKRVISDPLWIKDFYDPRKVGGPVVDLHIHDAHFIRLVSGMPAAVFSTGRMRGDAVEFVDTQFLYPGKRLAVAATSGVIAQQGRSFTHAFEIYLEQATLVYDSAVLGGEAVTGTPLTLLGSDGRVRRPKLKAVDAFALELREAVRSASENRPSPLLSGALARDALALCLAETASVKTGRPVKLSKK